Part of the Desulfotomaculum sp. genome, TATTAAACAAAATATCGAGCTTTACCGGAAAGCCTGCGCGCTATAAAAAATGGTTCCTTGTATCCCTACATATTGATTACCAAAACAGATCTCTTTAGGATTCAGCTGTGGTCAAAGCTACCCACCCTTCTCCGAAACAATTCGGGAGTAATTACTATGATAGATACCAGCCGCTTTAAACAATTCATCAGTAATAATTTATTATTTTCTCTTGATAATTAACAAAGTGAACGTATACACTATGAGAAATTTCCTGATGTTGATATTACTGAATTTAAAATGTTATAATCTGGTTTGAGACAACGTTAAAAAAGTATGAATAGGAGCGGTGGATATGTCTTGGAATATTGAACTAAAAGAACAAAACCTTCAACCGATATTATTTATCAAAGCCAAGACTTCTTTGGAAGGTCTGCAGAAAATAATCGGGGAAAGCTATACGAAAATAATAGCCTATCTGACTGAACTGGGTGAACAGCCGGCATTTGCCCCTTTTACCGCTTATTACAACCTTGACATGCAGAACCTTGAAGTCGAACTTGGGTTCCCTGTTGCCAAACAATTGCCGGGGAAAGAGGAGATTCTCTCCGGGCAGATACCGCCGGGCCGGGTGATTTCCTGTGTGTATAAAGGGTCATACGCAGGCATGG contains:
- a CDS encoding AraC family transcriptional regulator; amino-acid sequence: MSWNIELKEQNLQPILFIKAKTSLEGLQKIIGESYTKIIAYLTELGEQPAFAPFTAYYNLDMQNLEVELGFPVAKQLPGKEEILSGQIPPGRVISCVYKGSYAGMEKLYTEMFEWIAEHGYEFLGVFYEYYLNSPMEVPESELLTRIDLPIKTIPCSGGSE